The Calypte anna isolate BGI_N300 chromosome 23, bCalAnn1_v1.p, whole genome shotgun sequence genome has a segment encoding these proteins:
- the LOC103527671 gene encoding beta-xylosidase/alpha-L-arabinofuranosidase 2, whose translation MTPPAVSPPARWSAAAPGPAVPGVRALLLCAALAAGTGRAEPSPATPLFPFQDPALPWQRRLDDLMGRLSPDELVLQVARGGAMGNGPAPPIPRLGIGPYNWNTECLRGDAEAPGWATAFPQALGLAATFSPELIYRVANATATEVRAKHNTFAATGRYDDHTGLSCFSPVLNIMRHPLWGRNQETYGEDPFLSGELAHSFVQGLQGQHPRYIKASAGCKHFSVHGGPENIPVSRLSFDAKVLERDWHTTFLPQFQACVRAGSYSFMCSYNRINGIPACANKKLLTDILRGEWGFKGYVVSDEGALELIVLGHHYTRTFLEAAVASMNAGCNLEVSYGLRRNVFMHIPQALETGNITLQMLRDRVRPLFYTRMRLGEFDPPAMNPYSALDLSAVQTPEHQNLSLEAAVKSFVLLKNIRGTLPLKAPDLLGKRLAVVGPFADNHRVLFGDYAPVPEPRYIYTPRRGLEMLQVNVSFAAGCPEPRCQRYHPAEVVGAAGAADVVVVCLGTGVDLETEAKDRSDLLLPGHQLELLQGAVRAAAGRPVILLLFNAGPLDVSWAQAHEGVGAILACFFPAQAAGLAITRVLLGEMGANPAGRLPATWPMGMHQVPPMENYTMEGRTYRYYGQEAPLYPFGYGLSYTTFQYRDLVLSPPSLPLCANLSVSVVLENTGQRDGEEVVQLYLRWEQSSVPVPRWQLVAFRRVAIPAGQETKLSFQVTAEQRAVWAQDWHLEPGTFTLFAGGQQPGQQTRAPSEVLSSQFTITGTARPLRGC comes from the exons ATGACGCCCCCAGCCGTGTCCCCGCCCGCCCGGTGGAGCGCGGCGGCCCCGGGACCGGCCGTACCAGGGGTCCGGGCCCTGCTGCTGTGCGCGGCGCTGGCTGCCGGGACGGGGCGGGCAGAGCCGTCCCCCGCAacccccctcttccccttccaggACCCGGCCCTGCCGTGGCAACGCCGCCTCGACGACCTGATGGGCCGTCTGAGCCCCGACgagctggtgctgcag GTGGCGAGGGGGGGAGCGATGGGCAACGGCCCCGCACCCCCCATCCCGCGGCTGGGAATCGGGCCCTACAACTGGAACACGGAGTGTCTGCGGGGGGATGCGGAGGCACCCGGCTGGGCCACAGCCTTTCCCCAGGCCCTGGGGCTGGCTGCCACCTTCAG CCCTGAGCTCATCTACCGAGTAGCCAATGCCACTGCTACAGAGGTCAGAGCCAAGCACAACACATTTGCTGCCACCGGGCGCTACGATGACCACACTGGGCTCAGCTGCTTCAGCCCTGTCCTCAACATCATGCGGCACCCACTGTGGGGCAGGAACCAG GAGACCTACGGGGAGGACCCATTCCTCAGTGGAGAGCTGGCCCACAGCTTCGTGCAGGGACTGCAGGGTCAGCATCCCCGCTACATCAAGGCCAGCGCTGGCTGCAAGCACTTCAGTGTGCACGGAGGACCTGAGAACATCCCCGTCTCCAGGCTCAGCTTTGATGCCAAG GTGCTGGAGAGAGACTGGCACACCACCTTCCTGCCCCAGTTCCAGGCGTGTGTGCGTGCTGGTTCCTACAGCTTCATGTGCAGCTACAATCG GATCAATGGCATTCCTGCCTGTGCCAACAAGAAGCTGCTGACGGACATCCTGCGTGGAGAGTGGGGGTTCAAGGGCTATGTAGTGAGCGATGAGGGGGCCCTGGAGCTCATCGTGCTGGGGCACCACTACACACGAACCTTCCTGGAGGCAGCAGTTG CCTCCATGAACGCCGGCTGCAACCTGGAGGTCTCCTATGGCTTGAGGAGAAACGTCTTCATGCACATCCCCCAGGCTTTGGAGACGGGCAACATCACACTGCAG ATGCTGCGTGACCGGGTCCGGCCCCTCTTCTACACACGGATGCGGCTGGGGGAATTCGACCCCCCGGCCATGAACCCCTACAGTGCCCTGGACCTGAGTGCCGTGCAGACCCCGGAGCACCAGAACCTCTCACTGGAAGCTGCTGTCAAGAGCTTCGTGCTGCTGAAGAACATACGGGGGACGCTGCCCCTCAAGGCTCCAGACTTGCTTGGCAAGCGCCTGGCG GTGGTGGGTCCCTTTGCTGACAACCATCGGGTGCTGTTTGGGGACTACGCTCCAGTGCCGGAGCCGCGGTACATCTACACTCCCCG gagagggctggagatgctgcaggtCAATGTCAGCTTTGCAGCAGGCTGCCCCGAGCCGCGGTGCCAGCGGTACCACCCGGCAGAGGTGGTGGGTGCAGCGGGGGCTGCTGACGTGGTGGTGGTTTGCCTGGGAACAG GGGTGGATCTGGAGACAGAGGCAAAGGACCGGAGCGACCTGTTGCTGCCAGGCcaccagctggagctgctgcagggtgctgtgcGGGCGG CTGCTGGCCGCCCTGTCATCCTGCTGCTCTTCAACGCTGGGCCCCTGGACGTGAGCTGGGCACAGGCACATGAGGGTGTGGGGGCCATCCTGGCCTGCTTCTTCCCTGCTCAGGCCGCTGGCCTGGCCATCACCAGGGTCCTGTTGGGTGAGATGGGGGCCAACCCAGCCGGCAGGCTGCCAGCCACATGGCCCATGGGCATGCACCAG GTGCCACCCATGGAGAACTACACCATGGAGGGGCGGACATACCGGTACTATGGGCAGGAGGCCCCACTCTACCCCTTTGGGTACGGGCTGTCCTACACCACCTTCCAGTACCGGGACCTGGTGCTAAGCCCCCCATCACTGCCCCTCTGTGCCAACCTCTCCGTGTCTGTGGTGTTGGAAAACACGGGGCAGCGGGATGGTGAGGAG GTGGTGCAGCTCTACCTGAGGTGGGAGCAGTCGTCGGTGCCAGTGCCGCGCTGGCAGCTGGTGGCTTTCCGCCGTGTGGCCATACCAGCCGGCCAGGAGACCAAGCTGTCCTTCCAGGTGACAGCCGAGCAGCGTGCTGTCTGGGCACAGGACTGGCACCTTGAACCTGGCACCTTCACCCTCTTTGCTGGTGGGCAGCAGCCGGGCCAGCAGACACGGGCACCCTCAGAGGTCCTGAGCTCCCAGTTCACCATCACCGGCACAGCCCGGCCCTTGCGTGGGTGCTAG
- the TRAPPC3 gene encoding trafficking protein particle complex subunit 3 — protein MSRQGGRGTESKKMNSELFTLTYGALVTQLCKDYENDEDVNKQLDKMGYNIGVRLIEDFLARSNVGRCHDFRETADVIAKIAFKMYLGITPSITNWSPGGDEFSLILENNPLVDFVELPDNHSSLIYSNLLCGVLRGALEMVQMAVDVKFVQDTLKGDSVTEIRMKFLRRIEDNLPAGEE, from the exons ATGTCGCGACAGGGAGGCCGCGGAACCGAGAGCAAGAAAATG AACTCAGAGCTCTTCACACTGACCTACGGGGCGTTGGTCACCCAGCTCTGCAAGGACTATGAGAACGATGAGGATGTCAACAAACAGCTTGACAAGAT GGGTTACAACATTGGGGTGAGGCTAATAGAAGACTTTCTGGCCCGGTCCAATGTTGGGAGATGCCATGATTTCCGTGAAACTGCAGATGTTATTGCCAAG ATAGCATTTAAGATGTACCTGGGCATCACTCCGAGCATCACCAACTGGAGCCCTGGAGGTGATGAGTTCTCCTTGATCTTGGAAAATAATCCCTTGGTGGACTTTGTTGAGCTCCCTGACAACCACTCCTCTCTCATCTATTCCAACTTGTTGTGTGGAGTGCTGCGAGGGGCCCTGGAAATG GTCCAGATGGCTGTGGATGTCAAGTTTGTCCAGGACACACTGAAGGGTGACAGTGTCACAGAGATAAGGATGAAGTTCCTCCGGAGGATTGAAGACAATCTTCCAGCTGGGGAAGAGTGA